From the Arvicola amphibius chromosome 2, mArvAmp1.2, whole genome shotgun sequence genome, one window contains:
- the Agbl3 gene encoding cytosolic carboxypeptidase 3 isoform X15 yields the protein MSEDSEEEDYSDRSISDDDESDEVAFVKFVSDDIHRCAVLAADSIGDPFFPRTTQILLEYQLGRWVPRLREPRDLYGVSSSGPLSPTRWPYHCEVIDEKVRHIEHHLIYDGSRCRDPQKHWSKLLESSHREGGAIL from the exons ATGTCAGAAGACTCAGAGGAGGAAGACTATTCAGACAGAAGTATCAGCGATGATGATGAATCG GATGAGGTTGCGTTTGTGAAATTTGTAAGCGATGATATTCATCGGTGTGCAGTACTAGCAG CAGATTCTATTGGTGACCCATTCTTCCCTCGAACTACACAGATTTTATTGGAGTATCAGCTAGGAAGATGGGTACCACGCCTCCGTGAACCACGGGATTTATATGGTGTCTCTTCTTCTGGTCCACTGAGCCCAACACGGTGGCCATACCACTGTGAGGTCATTGATGAAAAAGTCCGGCATATTG aacatCATCTAATatatgatggaagcagatgcagagatccacagaaacACTGGtccaaactcctggagtccagccatagagagggaggagcgatattatga
- the Agbl3 gene encoding cytosolic carboxypeptidase 3 isoform X14, with product MSEDSEEEDYSDRSISDDDESDEVAFVKFVSDDIHRCAVLAADSIGDPFFPRTTQILLEYQLGRWVPRLREPRDLYGVSSSGPLSPTRWPYHCEVIDEKVRHIAMIIGGRVSSLIRPSCLESCINWTQRTRRKRTDDLLEFLLHERVCETFCRTQTDCL from the exons ATGTCAGAAGACTCAGAGGAGGAAGACTATTCAGACAGAAGTATCAGCGATGATGATGAATCG GATGAGGTTGCGTTTGTGAAATTTGTAAGCGATGATATTCATCGGTGTGCAGTACTAGCAG CAGATTCTATTGGTGACCCATTCTTCCCTCGAACTACACAGATTTTATTGGAGTATCAGCTAGGAAGATGGGTACCACGCCTCCGTGAACCACGGGATTTATATGGTGTCTCTTCTTCTGGTCCACTGAGCCCAACACGGTGGCCATACCACTGTGAGGTCATTGATGAAAAAGTCCGGCATATTG cCATGATTATCGGTGGGAGGGTGTCTTCTTTGATCAGACCTTCTTGCCTGGAgtcttgcataaactggacacaaagaacccgcagaaagaggactgatgatcttttggagttcctgcttcatgaaagagtctgtgagacattctgcaggacacagactgactgtctttga